The following coding sequences lie in one Kwoniella dendrophila CBS 6074 chromosome 10, complete sequence genomic window:
- a CDS encoding ATP-dependent RNA helicase SUB2 translates to MSRPDEEELVDYDEAAEETFAPAATTATNGDKADGDKKGSYVGIHSTGFRDFLLKPELLRAISDLGFEHPSEVQQECIPQAILGTDVLCQAKSGMGKTAVFVLAALQQIEPVDGEVSIVILCHTRELAYQIRNEFARFSKFMTNVRTGVFYGGTPISADQEILASKEKCPHIVVGTPGRTMALVRDKKLNASKVKHFVLDECDKMLETLDMRRDVQEIFRATPHHKQVMMFSATLSKDIRTTCKKFMQSPLEIYVDDETKLTLHGLQQYFLKLEEKEKNRKLNDLLDNLEFNQVCIFVKSVARATQLDALLQECNFPSICIHSALPQQERISRFQQFKAFEKRILVATDIFGRGIDVERVNVVINYDAPTDADSYLHRVGRAGRFGTKGLAISFVSSDGDSEVLQKIQERFTVAIPTLPETIDPATYMTS, encoded by the exons ATGTCTAgacctgatgaagaagagctCGTTGATTACGATGAAGCCGCCGAGGAAACTTTCGCCCCAGCCGCCACCACCGCTACAAACGGTGACAAAGCAGATGGTGATAAGAAAGGTTCATACGTTGGTATTCACTCAACTGGTTTCAG AGATTTCCTTTTAAAACCTGAATTACTTCGAGCTATTTCAGATCTCGGTTTCGAACATCCTTCTGAAG TACAACAAGAATGTATTCCTCAAGCAATTCTTGGTACTGATGTTTTATGTCAAGCTAAATCTGGTATGGGTAAGACAGCTGTCTTCGTACTTGCTGCTTTACAACAAAT TGAACCTGTTGATGGAGAAGTATCAATCGTAATTTTATGTCATACAAGAGAATTAGCTTATCAAATTCGAAATGAATTTGCTCGATTTTCTAAATTCATGACTAATGTAAGAACTGGTGTATTTTACGGTGGAACACCAATTTCAGCAGATCAAGAGATTTTAGcttcaaaagaaaaatgtcCACATATCGTTGTTGGTACACCAGGTAGAACAATGGCTTTAGTTAGAGATAAAAAATTAAACGCATCAAAAGTTAAACACTTCGTtcttgatgaatgtgatAAAATGCTTGAAACACTTG ATATGCGAAGAGATGTACAAGAAATTTTCCGAGCTACACCTCATCACAAACAAGTCATGATGTTCTCAGCCACTCTTTCAAAAGATATCAGAACTACATGTAAAAAATTCATGCAAAGT CCTCTCGAAATCTACGTCGATGATGAAACCAAATTAACCCTTCACGGTCTTCAACAATATTTCCTTAAActggaagaaaaagagaagaacagaAAACTCAACGATTTACTCGATAACCTTGAATTCAACCAA GTCTGTATTTTCGTCAAATCAGTTGCTAGAGCTACTCAACTTGATGCTTTATTACAAGAATGTAACTTCCCTTCTATCTGTATTCACTCTGCCCTTCCTCAACAAGAACG TATCTCACGATTCCAGCAATTCAAAGCTTTCGAGAAACGTATCTTGGTAGCAACAGACATCTTTGGTCGAggtattgatgttgaacGAGTCAACGTAGTCATCAACTACGATGCTCCAACTGATGCTGACTCATATCTCCATCGAGTTGGTAGAGCTGGTAGATTCGGTACCAAAGGTCTTG CCATTTCATTCGTTTCAAGTGACGGAGATTCTGAAGTATTACAAAAGATTCAAGAAAGATTCACAGTCGCTATTCCAACATTACCTGAAACCATTGATCCTGCTACATATATGACCTCTTAG